A DNA window from Candidatus Protochlamydia naegleriophila contains the following coding sequences:
- a CDS encoding class I SAM-dependent methyltransferase produces MAKQPTTSWNSVGRWYDDAVGEQGHYYHQNIIIPNIVKMLNFSDKEKAAALLDLACGQGVLSRHLPPHVSYTGIDIAPQLITSARQYNRNPNHQFMQGDATYPLPTKKTDFTHATIILALQNIEAPLKVFQNAARHLQPNAPFIIVLNHPCFRIPRQSSWKVDQENKVQYRRIDRYMSDMKIPIQMHPGKGKESQQTWSFHHPLSSYTHWLYETGFTVDLIEEWCSNKISEGKAAKMENRSREEIPLFMALLARKKG; encoded by the coding sequence ATGGCAAAACAACCTACTACATCTTGGAATTCTGTTGGTCGCTGGTACGATGATGCTGTTGGCGAACAAGGACACTATTATCATCAAAATATTATCATTCCAAACATCGTAAAAATGCTCAATTTTTCGGACAAAGAAAAGGCAGCAGCATTGTTGGATTTGGCTTGCGGTCAAGGCGTTTTAAGCCGCCATCTTCCGCCACATGTCTCTTACACTGGAATCGATATCGCCCCCCAATTGATCACTTCCGCTCGTCAATACAATCGCAATCCTAACCATCAATTCATGCAGGGAGATGCAACCTATCCACTCCCCACAAAAAAAACAGATTTTACCCACGCGACCATCATTTTGGCCCTTCAAAATATTGAAGCCCCTCTCAAAGTTTTCCAAAATGCAGCTCGCCACCTTCAACCGAACGCTCCCTTTATCATTGTTCTCAACCACCCATGCTTTCGCATTCCCCGCCAATCTTCTTGGAAAGTAGATCAAGAAAATAAAGTCCAATATCGCCGCATCGACCGCTACATGTCAGACATGAAAATTCCGATTCAAATGCATCCGGGGAAAGGGAAAGAATCGCAACAAACTTGGTCTTTCCACCATCCTTTGTCCTCTTATACTCACTGGCTATATGAAACAGGATTCACCGTTGATCTCATCGAAGAGTGGTGCTCGAATAAGATCAGCGAAGGAAAGGCTGCCAAAATGGAAAACCGCAGTCGGGAAGAAATCCCGCTCTTCATGGCCCTTCTTGCAAGAAAAAAAGGCTAA
- the leuS gene encoding leucine--tRNA ligase, with protein MKYDHQQIETKWQKFWLENKTYKTEDDVQKPKYYILDMFPYPSGAGLHVGHVVGYTATDILSRYMRAKGYNVLHPMGWDSFGLPAEQYAIRTGTHPAKSTQENIDNYRRQLRSLGFSYDWDRELATSDPSYYKWTQWIFTKLYEKGLAYEAEMLVNYCPALGTVLANEEIEDGKTKDGGYPVERRPLRQWILKITAYADRLIQDLDLLDWPESLKKLQINWIGKSEGAHVQFTEASTKEPISVFTTRPDTLFGATYVVLAPEHPLVPRITTAEQLSAVEDYQAQVASKSDLDRTELNREKTGVFTGAYAINPVNGQSVPIWISDYVLMNVGTGSIMAVPAHDERDFEFATSFKLPIIPVYDPQDEEESIRQDVVAGKKCWPGEGISINSSHGDLTLNGLKVEEAKRATIEWLEKNKKGKAATTYKLRDWLFSRQRYWGEPFPLLKFEDGSIRILDEDELPLCPPEITNYKPTGDGKGPLTQVREWVEIVDAKTGKKAFRDTNIMPQWAGSCWYYLRFCDPHNDKQAFDPEKEKYWLPVDLYVGGVEHAVLHLLYARFWHKVLYDCGYVHTLEPFQTLRNQGLVVARSYQNQSRAYVEPQHVQEKEGKYYDRRTGEELTSQIDKMSKSKLNGESPDDVIQEYGADALRIYEMFMGPLDKEKVWNTDAVSGARRFLNRFYDMAFSEKVSNEISDEALKLGHRLVHGVTKDVESLQFNTAIAKMMEFMNDFTKLPIYPRIVVRMATQVLAPFAPHLAEEVWEQLNCEESLSYTPFPQIEEKYLQDEVITYVVQVNGKVRGRFELPKDQPQEAVLEAAKLNPHIQQFIGGKEIEKVIFVPNKLLSIVLA; from the coding sequence ATGAAATACGATCATCAACAGATTGAAACTAAATGGCAAAAGTTTTGGTTGGAAAATAAGACTTATAAAACCGAAGACGATGTTCAAAAGCCGAAATACTACATTTTGGACATGTTCCCTTATCCTTCCGGAGCTGGGCTCCACGTGGGGCATGTTGTTGGCTACACGGCGACTGATATTCTTTCTCGCTATATGCGGGCCAAAGGATATAATGTGCTGCACCCAATGGGATGGGATAGCTTTGGATTGCCGGCAGAACAATATGCCATTCGGACAGGCACTCATCCAGCTAAGTCTACACAAGAAAATATTGACAATTACCGCCGCCAGCTTCGTTCTCTTGGATTTAGCTATGACTGGGATCGAGAATTGGCTACGAGTGATCCAAGTTACTATAAATGGACGCAATGGATCTTCACGAAGCTTTATGAAAAAGGGCTGGCCTATGAGGCTGAAATGCTCGTCAATTACTGCCCAGCCCTTGGTACAGTATTGGCCAATGAAGAGATTGAAGATGGCAAAACTAAAGATGGGGGATATCCAGTTGAGCGAAGACCTCTTCGGCAGTGGATTCTAAAAATTACGGCTTACGCTGATCGCCTCATTCAAGATTTGGATTTGCTAGACTGGCCTGAAAGCTTAAAGAAGTTGCAAATCAATTGGATCGGAAAGAGCGAAGGGGCTCACGTACAGTTTACTGAAGCGTCGACAAAGGAGCCTATTTCAGTTTTTACGACTCGTCCGGATACCTTATTTGGGGCCACTTACGTCGTTTTGGCACCGGAGCATCCCTTAGTTCCTCGCATAACAACAGCTGAGCAACTTAGTGCTGTTGAAGACTATCAGGCTCAGGTAGCTAGCAAGAGCGACTTAGACCGTACCGAATTGAATCGTGAAAAGACAGGCGTTTTCACAGGAGCGTATGCCATCAATCCTGTTAATGGCCAATCGGTTCCGATCTGGATTTCTGACTATGTGCTCATGAATGTGGGAACGGGCTCTATCATGGCTGTTCCAGCTCACGATGAGCGCGATTTTGAATTTGCGACAAGCTTTAAGCTGCCGATTATTCCTGTTTATGACCCTCAAGATGAAGAAGAAAGTATTCGGCAAGATGTCGTTGCTGGAAAGAAATGCTGGCCAGGAGAAGGGATTAGCATTAATAGTTCGCACGGTGACTTGACTCTGAATGGCTTAAAGGTGGAAGAGGCTAAGCGTGCCACGATCGAATGGCTAGAAAAGAATAAGAAAGGAAAGGCCGCAACAACCTATAAATTGCGCGACTGGCTTTTTTCACGCCAGCGCTATTGGGGCGAGCCATTCCCATTGCTGAAGTTTGAAGATGGCTCAATCCGCATCTTAGATGAAGATGAGCTTCCTTTATGCCCGCCAGAGATTACCAACTACAAACCAACGGGGGATGGCAAGGGACCGCTGACGCAAGTTCGTGAATGGGTAGAGATTGTCGATGCAAAAACTGGCAAGAAAGCTTTTCGTGATACCAATATCATGCCTCAATGGGCAGGGTCTTGCTGGTATTACCTGCGTTTTTGCGATCCGCACAACGACAAGCAGGCATTTGATCCAGAAAAAGAAAAGTATTGGCTTCCTGTCGATTTATACGTAGGCGGAGTGGAACATGCCGTTTTACACCTTCTGTATGCTCGTTTTTGGCATAAAGTGCTCTATGATTGCGGCTATGTCCACACGCTTGAGCCTTTCCAAACACTGCGCAATCAGGGGTTGGTTGTTGCTCGTTCCTATCAGAATCAGTCCCGCGCTTACGTCGAACCTCAGCATGTTCAAGAAAAAGAGGGCAAGTATTACGACCGGCGCACTGGGGAGGAGTTGACTAGCCAAATCGATAAGATGTCAAAGAGTAAGTTGAATGGAGAAAGTCCAGATGACGTTATTCAAGAATATGGTGCAGATGCTCTTCGCATCTATGAAATGTTTATGGGGCCTCTAGATAAAGAAAAAGTGTGGAATACCGATGCTGTTTCTGGAGCGCGTCGTTTCCTCAACCGTTTTTACGACATGGCTTTTTCTGAGAAAGTGTCGAATGAAATTTCTGATGAGGCCTTAAAGCTTGGACATCGTTTGGTTCACGGTGTGACCAAGGACGTCGAGTCGCTGCAGTTTAATACGGCGATTGCGAAGATGATGGAATTTATGAATGATTTTACAAAGCTTCCCATCTACCCTCGCATTGTCGTTCGCATGGCAACCCAAGTGCTGGCTCCCTTTGCACCACATCTTGCCGAAGAGGTTTGGGAGCAACTGAATTGTGAAGAATCGCTTTCTTATACACCTTTTCCCCAGATAGAGGAAAAGTATTTGCAAGACGAGGTGATCACTTACGTCGTACAGGTCAATGGAAAGGTGAGAGGGCGCTTTGAGTTGCCGAAAGATCAGCCTCAAGAGGCTGTTCTGGAAGCTGCTAAGCTTAACCCGCACATTCAGCAATTTATTGGTGGCAAAGAGATTGAAAAGGTCATTTTTGTGCCAAACAAGCTTCTCAGCATTGTACTAGCTTAA
- a CDS encoding autotransporter outer membrane beta-barrel domain-containing protein, translating into MNGGTTSPDAFSLGNLVIAGPYEYALFRGDMDGTDPDNWYLRSTLDPTPPSPTPPTPVPPIPIPPIPIPPTPPVPPTPPPIPHFRREVSLYSALPSTVLLYGRALLDTLHQRVGDISQQCECECYDFNTSSFFKNFWTRFINQNGKQHGGDIFHHGPNFKFNFSAFQAGVDIYRGIHWDGSRDHVGVLGVIGRGRSSVRHFIAHINAGTNKFNAYTAGAYWTHFGCSGWYIDSVLQTSWYDRIKADSRRIRSLKTHGQDFMGSVEAGYPWKLKYFTLEPQAQVVYQTLSLHDAREFIAKIDFHRTQSVLGRFGVRLFNTWCLGAFPSNEARQLTVWIRTDIWHDFHGKSKTFFPSGEGPIGFVSDLHGSWFEGSFGVTAQLTDSISFYGSFSGDVYLNGRGYSYGGMAGLQANF; encoded by the coding sequence ATCAATGGAGGAACAACGAGCCCTGATGCTTTTTCTTTAGGGAATTTGGTGATCGCGGGTCCTTATGAATATGCCCTATTCCGCGGCGATATGGATGGCACAGATCCTGATAATTGGTATCTGCGCTCTACTCTGGATCCAACTCCTCCATCTCCTACGCCTCCAACACCTGTTCCACCAATTCCAATTCCTCCTATCCCTATTCCTCCAACACCACCAGTTCCACCAACTCCTCCTCCGATTCCTCATTTCAGACGGGAAGTTTCTTTGTATTCCGCCTTACCTTCTACAGTATTGCTTTATGGGCGCGCATTGCTTGACACATTACATCAACGCGTGGGTGATATATCTCAGCAATGTGAATGCGAATGCTATGACTTCAATACAAGTTCATTTTTTAAAAATTTCTGGACTCGTTTCATCAATCAGAATGGCAAGCAGCATGGGGGAGATATTTTCCATCATGGCCCTAATTTCAAATTCAACTTTTCGGCTTTTCAAGCAGGCGTGGACATTTATCGAGGAATCCATTGGGATGGCAGCCGCGATCATGTGGGAGTTTTAGGGGTTATTGGACGCGGTAGAAGCAGTGTAAGGCATTTTATTGCTCATATAAATGCAGGTACGAATAAATTTAATGCTTATACAGCCGGAGCTTATTGGACACACTTTGGTTGTTCCGGATGGTATATAGATAGTGTGCTTCAGACTAGTTGGTACGATCGCATTAAAGCTGACTCGAGACGCATTCGGTCTTTAAAAACTCACGGTCAAGATTTTATGGGGTCGGTTGAAGCGGGGTATCCCTGGAAACTTAAATATTTTACTTTGGAGCCTCAAGCTCAAGTTGTTTATCAGACATTGTCCTTACATGACGCAAGAGAATTCATTGCCAAAATTGATTTTCATAGAACCCAATCTGTTTTGGGAAGGTTTGGTGTACGTTTGTTTAATACCTGGTGTCTCGGGGCTTTTCCTTCTAATGAAGCTCGTCAATTAACTGTATGGATTAGAACTGATATTTGGCACGACTTTCATGGTAAGTCTAAAACATTCTTTCCTTCAGGAGAAGGGCCGATAGGTTTTGTTTCTGATTTACATGGTAGTTGGTTTGAAGGCAGTTTTGGGGTGACGGCTCAGCTTACAGATAGTATCTCTTTTTATGGTTCTTTTAGCGGAGATGTTTATCTTAATGGCCGTGGATATTCTTATGGGGGAATGGCGGGTCTTCAAGCAAATTTCTAA
- a CDS encoding VacB/RNase II family 3'-5' exoribonuclease — MQRLALPPQHEPIFQDVLNELVESNLVLCEQNRYAWKKSRSDVVTGTIKMHPRGFGFVQLNAPTDYDQDIFIPKHLTKNAVDGDVVEVLVNQEVISDKGPEGKVIAILSRGRTHMAGIIRHVDQEGSFIVHVPLLGTQQRVVLHPTDERALQIGDRIVMEIVDWGSKETETLCRFSHYLGHISDPSCDIYAAIEEFELRSDFTTRAIEEAESLGKVVSQKDIKSREDLRHLTTFTIDPDTAKDFDDALSLTRDDNGIYHLGVHIADVSHYVRPGTALDAEAQVRCNSTYFPGCCIPMLPGALSENLCSLKPNVNRLAVSVLMRIDASGKLIDYRFSRSVIKSCKRFTYKEAKKVLDGQKSSPHKANLDLMVELCRLFKQKRYERGSIEFSLPELVVLVDEKGKPHATDYITYDITHQMVEEFMLKANEVVAWDLSERGKNLTYRIHDEPAEENLRDFSVLATAFGFRLPDIPTPRDLQKLFEEAGETAYSNYLASSYIRRMRLAAYSAENIGHYGLSLTHYCHFTSPIRRYVDLVVHRILFGESDVFEYLQQVASQCSEQERISAKAENSVVVLKKLRLLQEMHQKDPSQEFRAIITRVKNFGIYFEIIDLLLEGFIHISDLGEDYFVFEDEQMLLRGTRHGARYAPGDNLVVMLESVDFISQETKWYIVASDSPQRTGETLKQHKKASQKKSEKFFNKKWAPKKSSQKNTARPKNVKSSKNRSSSKKSKKKPGKK; from the coding sequence ATGCAACGCCTCGCTTTACCTCCACAGCATGAACCGATTTTCCAAGATGTTCTCAACGAATTAGTCGAATCGAATTTAGTTCTATGCGAGCAGAATCGCTATGCCTGGAAAAAATCACGCTCAGACGTAGTGACCGGCACAATCAAAATGCATCCACGCGGATTCGGCTTTGTTCAACTCAACGCGCCAACCGACTACGACCAAGATATCTTCATTCCAAAGCACCTGACTAAAAATGCTGTTGATGGCGATGTCGTCGAAGTACTCGTCAATCAAGAAGTCATCTCAGATAAAGGCCCGGAAGGAAAAGTCATCGCCATTTTATCAAGAGGCAGAACTCACATGGCTGGAATCATCCGTCATGTCGATCAAGAAGGCTCATTTATCGTCCACGTCCCCCTCCTTGGAACGCAGCAACGCGTTGTACTCCATCCAACCGATGAGCGTGCCTTGCAAATTGGCGATCGCATTGTCATGGAAATTGTCGATTGGGGATCAAAAGAAACAGAAACGCTTTGCCGCTTTTCACACTACTTAGGGCACATCTCTGATCCATCATGTGACATTTATGCCGCCATTGAAGAATTTGAGCTAAGATCTGATTTTACAACGCGTGCAATAGAAGAAGCCGAAAGTCTTGGAAAAGTGGTCTCACAAAAAGATATTAAAAGTAGAGAAGATCTAAGACACCTGACAACCTTTACTATCGATCCTGATACAGCTAAAGACTTTGACGACGCCTTAAGTTTAACGCGCGATGACAATGGCATTTATCATCTAGGGGTGCACATTGCAGACGTCTCTCATTATGTGAGGCCGGGCACAGCCCTGGATGCCGAAGCACAGGTTCGCTGCAACTCCACTTACTTTCCCGGCTGCTGCATTCCCATGCTGCCAGGAGCCCTATCCGAAAACTTATGTAGCTTGAAACCTAATGTCAACCGTTTGGCAGTTTCAGTTTTAATGCGCATCGATGCATCCGGAAAGTTAATCGACTATCGCTTTAGCCGCTCAGTCATCAAAAGCTGCAAGCGCTTCACCTACAAAGAAGCTAAAAAAGTGCTTGATGGGCAAAAAAGCAGCCCTCATAAAGCCAACTTAGATCTCATGGTGGAGTTATGCCGGCTCTTTAAACAAAAGCGCTATGAACGCGGTAGCATTGAGTTTTCACTGCCCGAGCTCGTTGTCTTGGTGGATGAGAAAGGCAAGCCCCATGCAACTGATTACATCACTTATGACATTACGCACCAGATGGTAGAAGAGTTCATGCTAAAGGCTAACGAAGTCGTGGCATGGGACTTGAGCGAACGCGGCAAAAACCTCACCTATCGCATTCACGATGAACCGGCTGAAGAAAATTTACGCGACTTCTCGGTCTTGGCGACGGCTTTCGGTTTTAGATTGCCTGACATACCAACTCCTCGCGATCTTCAAAAGCTTTTTGAAGAAGCTGGAGAAACGGCCTACAGCAACTACCTGGCTTCCAGCTACATTCGCCGCATGCGCCTCGCTGCCTATTCGGCCGAAAATATTGGGCATTATGGCTTAAGTTTAACACACTATTGCCACTTTACGAGCCCTATTCGGCGCTATGTAGACCTCGTCGTACACCGCATTCTCTTCGGTGAAAGCGACGTTTTTGAATATCTCCAACAAGTCGCAAGCCAATGCTCTGAGCAAGAGCGAATCAGTGCCAAGGCAGAAAATAGCGTTGTCGTTTTAAAGAAATTGCGCCTGCTTCAAGAAATGCATCAGAAAGATCCGAGTCAAGAATTTCGCGCCATCATCACACGCGTTAAAAACTTTGGCATCTACTTTGAGATCATAGATCTTCTATTAGAGGGATTCATTCACATCTCAGATCTTGGTGAGGATTATTTTGTTTTCGAAGATGAGCAGATGCTCTTGCGGGGCACGCGCCATGGAGCGCGCTATGCACCAGGCGACAATCTTGTCGTCATGCTTGAAAGCGTTGACTTTATCTCTCAAGAAACAAAATGGTATATTGTCGCCTCTGACAGCCCTCAACGAACAGGAGAAACCCTAAAGCAACACAAAAAAGCTTCTCAAAAGAAATCAGAAAAGTTTTTCAATAAAAAATGGGCTCCAAAAAAGAGCTCGCAAAAAAACACCGCGCGCCCCAAAAACGTTAAATCTTCTAAAAACCGCTCCTCTTCTAAAAAAAGCAAAAAAAAGCCTGGAAAAAAGTAG